GTACTCATCCATCTGACTCTGCTCAGAGAGATGTGCTGATGCCGCTCTAAAGGGGGAGAAACCGCCAGCGGGTCAATAACGGCAAGCCAGGTGTGCAGATTGGCTCTACGCGGGTTTTTACACGGGTTTATGAGCCTGTTGCACTCCCGCGACAGCTGATTTCACAGAAAACACTCAAATACAACAACCCCAACATGAAATTCCCAGATGAACATAATAAAGCTGTGGTTCACATGGAGACTGGAGAGCAGCAGAACATCTGCACGTGTTAGAAGGACAAGATTTGGCTTTAACCAAATTACAGCTTCTCATGCAGATAATCTGTCTCTGTGTGTTAAAAACAGGAAATGAGAGGATGAATACAACTTTTCACACACGATGTGGGTGAAACTGAACAAATGATGACATGAAACCATTGCTGAAGGGGGTGGAGGAGGAAGGATTAAAAACCCAGTGATATATACCTTTGAACCCAAAAGGAGTGGGGTCACTTTTGACCAAGTGGCGTTTGGAGTTGTGCTCGGGGCTCAGAGCTGAGCCTGGGCACAAAaattaaatagataaataaagcaGAGGGGGGTTGTGAAGAAAAGGGAGGAAATAAAGCAACACGTTGATTAGagacagtctgtctggtgcaggtgTAATTCTTCTTTTTGACCACCAGGAGGCAGAAAATCTCCAGCACGAAAAGCTGAGAACATCTAAATCTAATGAGGGTTCAAATGTGATCAAAACAACATTTGTAAATTTAAACAAACGTAACAAATTCTGCATTAGGCTAGGTTTAGCTCGCGAGCTTTTTCTCGTGTTACCTTTGGGACTCTTTAGATTGCTGAAACCCTGCAAAGTAAAACGCTTTTTAGCCACTGAGGACCTGTCAGTGGTCGGGCTGGTCACGGCGTCGTCTGCAAAAGATGGATCGAAATGAGGAGCAGGAAAAGGAAGAAGAGGAGAAGCAGAATCATGGAGGTGAAGGCGATGAAGATGAGAAGAGTCCAGGTTAGCGAGAGCTGGAGAAGACCGTTCAGTCAGGTGATGTTTTCTGCAGCCGGTAAGTCACCTTTGTGTTTCGGAGACGAACAGGAATTGAAGTCAGAGGCTAAGCTGGACTCTGCCTTCCTCTCCTCTTGCTTCTTCTGGTTCTTCTGGTTGCTGCTTCTGaaagggctgggggggggggggggggggggtaatattAATCCATAAATGCGGGCATGAACGTGCTGATTTAATCCTTCCCAGGTGACACCAACCTGAGGGGGATGGAGGTGTTGTTGCTGGTGGGACTTGGAGAAACCGAGTCGAAGCTTTTCTGTTGGCTGGCATCTGAAACATACACAGATTTCCTGATGTGAGGACAGTGGCGCCCCCAAGAGGTGGACACCCCAACTGCTGGGCACCCCACTAACCCCCTTACCCCACTTCAATAAATCATACTCATGTTCACAaccccataaataaataaataattaaataaagtaaataaatcctAATTAAAAACAATATATTTGTTTCTGAGAATCCgcgtttttaaaaagaaccatTATCCCGACTTCCCAGTAGAGGCATCGGCGGTGCAAAACGGCAGAGGAACATTGCTGCTTCACATAGCATTCATTAGAGTATTTGGGGTTGATGTAATCCAGCCGCTGCACGGAGATTTTCTGGCGTGTCGACCCATGGCGCCACTAAAGATGGGCTCTATTTTTGCCGCGAGCCGCCTCTGGGGCGAGTAAATTGGCGCCCAGCAAAACATGCGAGTAAACCGTCGCGCTGCTATTCCatgccgctgatgcctccagtgtgaaggcGGGGTAAACTCCAGTAGTATTTGtggatgtttttgtttaaacATGCAACTTCAAATAATCTAAAATTACAAAACAATAAATGTTGAAATAAAAATAACTGAATGCCTTTAATTAAAATCTGTTTTTTCTGAAGTGTTTAAATTCTCAAATTTGAGGTAAATGTGTTGGGTGGGCTTTGTCTTTTATTCACAAAGAATGAAGAAGCCTGGAATGCACAGCTGCAGGCTAAACAGTCCCACAGTTACCACAGAGAGCCACCCCAACGTTTCCACCAGGCCCCCTGAGAAAGTTTTCTGGGGGCGCCACTGCTGAACGGTAAGAAACAGGCCTACCTCTGCAGGCTTTGAGCTGCTGAGTCAGAACTTTACGGATCTCATTCACCCACAGTGTTTTAATCTCAGGCGTCGGAGCCTAAAAGAAAATGCAAGCAATTGTACCTGTTTGTGCTGATTTCTCtgataaataaagttttttttttatcttacctgAACGATAAAGACTTCCTCTCTGGAGTTGCACCAAATCTCAAACTTCTTGTTGTCTcctttggcgttctccgtgatgCCGACGGCGCTCATCTGAACAAAAACATGAACCTGTTTAACTAGAGGAAACCTTCTGAGCTGGCGTTACCCGTCTTTGAGCGTGTTCCTACACTGAGGGAGTGTTTGAAGCTGTAAGACGGAGCTTTCTCGTAGCCTTCCCCGTTCTCCTCCCTCCTCTTGCAGAAGAGCAGGGCCTTCTCATGGAGGAACAGGTGCCTCTGCATGGGCTTGAACCTGGCCAGGTCCTTCACCTTAGCGTGGCCTTTCTTATGCTCCGTCCAAACGCTGAAGGAACCCTGCATCAGCAAGCGACCCAGCTCTGACAAATTACCCTGAAAGAAGAAACGATAAACCCACGAAACATGCCGTCACATAAATCCAACTTTTAAAACACAAGTTCTTCATGAAATGTAGCTGACCTCGTATCCTGTGATTGCAATCAGGTGCATGGAGTCATTAACAGCCTTCAGGATTCCCAGGATGGAGGACAGCGCTTCCTGAAGGTCCTCACAGCCATCACAGCCTTTACTGTACTTCAGCAGCTCCTGAAACCATCACAGAGGAGTCCACCAGTAAAACCCACACTGGTTCCAATCGAGGGTCATGTTTATATTGTGTAACTTTAtagttatttatgtttatttattcatttagtgAAAATATCAGCTACTTAGGCCACATCAATGCTGTTGTATGGAGTGTTTACCGTCCTGTTGTATTGTGTCAAATGATGTCATACATTATATCGTATCATATAATACTTTATGGTACCATAGTGTATTGTTTTAAGTATTATGTATTGGCTAAGCCacgttagcctagaaatctagactgaCAGAAGCTGACCACGCTCCATAGGAGCATCAGTAGGTCTACTGAGCAATTTTGTGTtacgccaatcacagcgctccatcgGTCTGGAGGGATGATGCGACAGagtgaaacaacaaagatggcggcggCTCAGGCTATTTAGACCTGAGGCAAGAGCAGAAAGAGGTACttgagtcctttatttagaaaaaggatgcatttgcgTCTTCTTTGACAGCGTACGGCAAACTGCCCCGTCGGCTGACATCCGTAGCGGCGactatgtcacgttgtttgttgtctaacagcatgcggagacagttcaaaagacaaccgtagattccgtcCCACGACCgaactctgtctatgggtcgtgaccGGACTATATATTCCTAGGATGGCTTGTTAGGCTAATGCTACATTGCACTGTGTCACATTTTATTTTATCGTATGGTGGCCCAGAAGGTTCAACAAAACACAAAAGCTACAATATGACAAAAAGGCACAACACTGAGCAACTGAGGCCAGATTGTATGCTAATAACGTACTTGTGGCAAAAACGTGAGTAAATGAGTCTACATGTTCAGGACCTTGGGGGTGTTATGAGTCCAATAAGCAGGTTTCTAACAGCTCCTTTAAAAGCTTCTTTATTCAAACATTGGGAGAAGGTTGTGGATAATTATGTGacccctttaaagagcaagtcacccccgccagattcttactcaactcccacttcctgtttgaaaaatgcaacaaatgctgttgcctagcagaccgagagggtggagccgctaacaaatacacacacacacacacacacaggctcacaacaacactaTGACAtcgtatggtaccagctaacgttctagggtacctcttagccaatagcgatggcagatttaaattcaaatgcagtgcagagtttttacctgacaacgacacaagactgacagttttaggcagaaaattaaaattttaactaaaatgcactaaagtgctaaactattgaccacacgtgtctgcagcacaattagacatgcatttatatagtttaccaggaaaaaaaaggttgatttgggggtgacttgctctttaacaatcaTGCAAACAAAACACCAATGAAATCCTGGACATGTGCCGCTCTCACTTTCAGAAGGAGCTGGTACTTGGTGATTCTCTGGACAGGTTTGAGGAGGTAGGAGTCCAGACCCAGTTTGTGTTCCAGCTTCTTCTGGCACTCCTGAATTTACGAAGCAATCAAAATCAGTTAGGACGCTAGCGAGGAAAAAGCTACATTACGAAGCAGCCGGAGATGCGTGGCCGACCTGAAAGAAGGCACAATCGGAGCACTGCCTCCACAAGATCTCCGAGCGAGGTTTATTCTGGCAGTACGCCTCGTAGATCTGCAGGTCCTTCATCTACAATGACAGAGATGGTGGCTTTTCTAACAGGTTTAGCAAAAAGGCAACCGGAATTCTTTACTTTCTTTAGAAAAGTGCAGAGTGCAGAGCTTTTATTCTGTAGTTGTTAATGTGAGCTACGTAACCAAACCTCTCGTACGTTGTTGTGCTGCTTCACATTCATCTTACTGCAGTTTAAAAgctcagcaccacacttttgtgaAACACCAGTTTCCTTTTTTCCTGAGGCGAATGTTTTGTTGCATGTGAGCGTACCCGTTCTAGAAAGCAGCGGCCCACCAGCTCTGGGCAGTCTGTGAACGCCTCGAGGTCCTTTAGGAACGTTCTAGAGAGGAAcgacaggaaaacaacaaagaaatgtctgaaaacaaaccaaaaatgaaaaaaaaaaaaaaaagacctgcaGGAAGCGCTGTACCTCTTATGAAACTGGTATATTTCAGGCATGTTCCCAAACAGGATGTCCTTCTTGCTGTGCAGGGTGATGGGGATGAGGTGAGCCATGGCGGGGTTGTCCATCTCTGCTGCATAGCCCTGAAGTTCAACAGCAGTAGCTTTAAGCCTGGGGGGTGGGTCATGCACCCACCTGTAAGTGACAGCACTTACCTCCAGCACACACAGAAGCTCTTCTACGTACGCTCGCTCCGTCTCCAGCAGCTCGTTCATCACATGACTGGAAACATCACAAACAAGTCGTTagctgatggcaggagtgggcggGTGGAGGATTGTTAAAGGTCCTATAAAGAACCCTCACCGGCGAAGCACCGCcaggttttcttcttcttctgacagAGATGCATGCCTCGTGTTTCCGTTAGCTAACTGAGACTCGACCTGGAATCATCAGCAGTGCTTCAGACCACAGCGAActttacagaaataaaaaagCGTAATCATCGATGCTAGTTGTACCTTTCTGCAGAGAAGGCTGTCTGCAGAGTGTCTCCTCTCTTTTCTTTCTTGACCTGCAGTGAAGACAAGCGTTGGTTTTATCTCTCTGATGCCGCAGCTCTTTACCTTTAAACGGATTTGCCTCATAGACCTACTTGGAGAGGACAGTGGAGACTTGACCTCAGGTCTCGGTGCTACAGGCTGGACAGGTCTGGTCTGTTTGGCAGcgagcttcttcaggctgactcgTCTCTTCTCGAACGTCTCCCGAACAGAGGTTTGCTTCTGGAAAACTTTGTCTATCTGGTCCTGATGGGGGATGAAGAGCAGAACTTTTAAATAGCTGCTACGTTTAGGATGCATCTGCAGTACGTCTGTAAGAAATCTGACCAGCAGCTGAGGGTTGAGCACTGCCTCAAACTGACAGCAGATGGTGCTGCGGTCTGAGAGCGTGTGTAGGGATGCGGTATCCAGGTATCGCTCCAGCTCCTGCAGAGCCGCTTCAGCTCCATCCTGAGACTGACAGCGGTCCACTGGCTGGTTTGCCACCAGGAAGATACCATCCTCACACCACCGAGATGCCTGCACACAAAGGTAAAGCAGATTTGAGCTCCTGAAgtactgggttagggttagggttagagctgACTCCTACCTTCTCCAGAGCCTGGTGCAGCTCCAAAGCCCTGAGCAGGAGGCTCTTCTTGCTCCTCAGAGTAGAGCTGATCTCCTCACACACTCCTCTCAGCTCGCCGCACTTCGGCCTGATGGAGTCCTCGGCGTAATGGCAGTTTTCAATCAGCCTGTCTCCTTCACTGGCCAGAGACAGGGCGAGGTCCAGCAGGTCCTGTTGGAACACACACAACAATCAGAGCTGCACCAAACACACGAGTCACAGTTTCTCCTTCAtgaagtagaagctaaccattagcatctcAACAACACGGCAGAAGACTTTCAGAAGAAAGaacaaaggcagcagaagagtcatggtgctgttagccaatcacgaGGTGAGAACATGCATAATATGTAAGCCCCCCCCCCAACAAacttctacctcctgaaacaggagcgcctgaGCTTTTTCTCCACAGAAAATGACATTCATTCATACTGGAGACCACAGCAAGGTTACTGAAAACACAAATGAATAATAAGGGTCTTTCTCAATGCCAGGGAACCTCGCCATGATGTCTTCGAcctgccccagttgcctaggagacacgtcatcaggaaccgccaagacatgttccaatgttcatgttccacTGAGGTGTCTgttcgtttgttagccgtttagctaactgagcaaggatacaagggaggtgtcttgtagcctagccttggtcaaaaatttcccaggatacaccgcggtattttcaaaaggacggcggatcagaagccggaagCTACtttggggcaaatttcaagttaaaTTGTTAATCAACTAATTGcagctgatatctgaaatgttttttgtattcaaagaagttatctatggttagctaattgcagcttcagtggctagcaggcagtaactcacttacatatttaatttaacaaatatatacacaatttaaaaagtaaatgactcgttatatatttatattgaaaactcattcgtataaaatataacattacctcccgtgtcacgtgacgttacgtgaccgccacggtcacatgatgcaagtctgttccatttaaccattttctttgaccgaggaaggacagtgtcctcctaagcaaggcgcctggcctcgcaagacatcgccttgcaaggccaggggCCTTGACTTGGCTCCCATATGTCTAATAGTTGTGGCGGCCATCTTTGATCGGCTTGACTCTGTAAGTGAACCAGTTGTAGTCTTACATCTGAGAGCATCATTAAAACCATCTAGCCAGACGCTCGTGGGATTTTTGCAAACAttgaagtttatttttttctacacACATTCCATTCATACCACAGTGAGTAAAGTGTTCATCATCAGCTGAACAGCCTCAACGATGCACCTGAGTGTGTGTTTTTGGAAGTGTCTTACACAAGCCTTGCCCTCGTGGCTGCTGAGCTCTCTGAGGATGTACTCGGCGTGGGCGGGGCTTATGCTGACTTCAGAAAAGCCCGACAACCGCTCCAGCGTTGTGTCAAGCTGGCCGCGCACCTGAGAAGCACAAAGGATGGATAATGTGTTGTATTTTTAGATGTGAGGTAGATGAATAATGATGTTTTCTGCGACTGAGGTTCAACTAACTTCACGGAAGTGCTTTTCAAAGTGGCGTAGCTGCAGGCACTGCTCCAGTTTGGTGCTGTGACGCTCCCAAAAGTCATCAAACGCTGCTTCTGTTTCATCCAGCTGACCTAGAAGTCTGAGCGGTGGAGATCAGAGATTTATTCATCCGTTTAACTTAGGCTAAGTTTTTCCTTAATGGTGTTTTGTTTGTACCTCTGTATAGTTGCTAAGTTCTCCATTTCATCCTGCGTCATGCTGTACTCAGGATCCGTGTCCAGGGGTTCATTTATGTACGCCAGCAGTTGTTTTCCCTGAGACAGCGCCACCTGCAGGTCCTCTGTCATTTTGTCTTtcttctgggtgtgtgtgtgcagcaggttGGTGGTGGCCTCGTCGTCGTTGGGCAACTCTGTCTCGGCGAGTTCGGTTCCAAACGCTTGCAGGGTCTGAGCTGTGGTTTTTACCATTAGGGCAAATGCCTCAATGGCCTGAAGAAAACATCCCAAACTGTAACTTAAATAAAACATGAAGTGAACTAGAAAAATCTAAAAATCGTGTTTACGTACCGTGCGATGTGAGATCCAGCTTTCGTGGTGATAGTCTTGAGTGCCTCCAAGGTCTGTGGTCAGCTGTCCAGGGTCGATGTAAGCATGGAGCTCTGTCACCGAACTCAGCATCACCACCTGACACAAACACAATcatcatggccagttttattaaagTGAAACAGAAACAATTGTGGAAACTGGAAAAGAGGATGTGAGTGGCTACCTTCATTTTGAACTCATCCTTGTTGAACTTGAACAGGAAGTCCGAGAGAGCCCGCTGGAACAGAGTAGCGGGACGCAACACCAGAACCAAGTGCAAGTTCCCTGGGAATAAACCCTGAGACAAACAGACAACCAGATAGGAGGTTCATCACTTTTTTACCCCTGATGTTGATCATCACAATTTGTATGTGTCACATTCAAGTTGTTCCTGTCTCTTCAGGCCACTTTAGATTGTCTTTTGAGCAGATGTTGGGGCTTCAAAGATTAAAAATTGTGCAGGATTTGAATGTGTTTGATGACCTGCCAAAGCTGCAAGACTAGAATTGTCCTATTTTATTTAAAAGAAGGACAGAAATAGGAGAATTGTTTCCACCCGGGCCGTTTTCGATGTGACACACCATCAGCCTGATCGCTTTAGTGTTTAATCATAAAAATAAGGATGCATTTACTTGGTGATGAAGTTAAGTTAAATTTTATTTACATAACTTAACAGTGAGTTGATTAGGTTAACTCTCTGGTGTGGCAGGATGTTAGCATTGCTAACACATGTTAGCATGATGCAGCTAATCATTAGCTaaagcaatttttttttcttttcagggcTATTTTAGGTTTTAACATAAAGAAGTAGCAAGGCTGAATTGTTCCCTAACACAGTTTAAAAAATAAACCATAAAAATAATGATAAAATTGTCATTTAACAGTAAAAGCATTGTGACATAATGTTTTGCTAACAGGGCTAAAAGGAAGTCCTCTGGCTGGAATCATGGAAGTGGGGCCTTATTTGGTTGAAACTGGTTACTACCAAATCAGTGATTCCAAATGGGTTAATTTTGAATATATCTTTTTCTTTTTGACACCCACTGGGATCCCACCATATTGGGAATAAACCATTAAAAGGCATTTGAGTATATGTGAAGCTTTAACGGGATTAAAAGTGGTTATTATAAAGTAAATGTGGGTCTTATCAAATAGTATATTTATGCAACTAGCCTAAACTTTATTGACCTCATTTAATGGACTTTTTAAAAATTTGTTTATTCTTTTTGACAATTAATACTCTGCAGGACAAAGGAAAAGGTTTTGATTGTAGAAAGAAAGACAAGAAAGCTCTTTGTAGCTGTTGTTTGTTCAAGGAAGCACTAAagactttttaacactttatgcTCTTGCTTTCAAACTAGTTTCAGTGGTTCTTCAAACAtaacttcaattcaattcgattcaaaaatactttattaatcccagagggaaattgattgctgtagtagctcagaataataataataatcaactcatcaaagagttattgtatattacaatggctgttggcaggaaggatctctaatagcggtcagtgttgcagcgaaaatgaagaagcctctgactgaagacactcttccgttgtcggacagtcttgtgaagagaatgctcagggttgtccatcattttcttgattctctggagaatccttctttgcatgatctcctccagtggttccacagttgtccccagaacagaaccagccttttttattaggctgttgagccttttcaggtccctgcttctgatgctgctaccccaacagatgatggctgaagagattacactctcaacaacagacttgtagaagatctgcagcatcttgctacagacattgaaggacctaagcatccttgagaagtgcagtctgctgtgtcccttcttgtaaacggcttcactgttctttctccagtccagtctgttgttcaggtgaactccaaggtatttgtattgctcaaccacctccacttctcccatgatggaaacagtgtttgactcaaccctgtttcttctgaagtctaaaattatctcctttgttttgttcacgttcaaggtcagatgactgTTTCCACAccgtgccacaaagcgctccaccagctctctgtactcagcttcctgtccatctctgatacacccgacaactgcagagtcatctgagtatttctgtaaatgacaggtctctgatttgtactggaagtctgaggtgtacagggtgaaaaagaatggtgagagtacaatcccctgtggtgctccaatgttactgatcacctggtttgacgtgcagttcttcagcctcacaaactgtggtctgttggtcaggtagtctttaatccaggcgatagttgaggcccccacctgtgtcttctggagtttctggcaaagtacatcgggctggattgtgttaaatgcactggagaaatcaaagaacatgaccctgacagtgctgcctgctttgtccagatgacagtggattggttgaagcagctggatgatggcatcttcaactccaactccatggcgataagcaaactgcagcgggtcctgatatgttctagtttgcttattcaggtggaccaacaggagctcaggaccttcatgatgtgggatgtcagggcaaatggtctgtagtcgtcattgaccttGAGCAACTTCACATCGGACAACAGTCTGAAAtcatctgctgaccagaaaccactCTTAAAGGTTTTGTGGTGTGGGAAGGTACACTAGGGGGAGGTCTCTACCTGCCTAATAGCATTAGCTGCTTACTTTGTCAGTAGCTAATAtaaaagctagcagttagctttttcagttccctAACAGTCTAAAACgtacaaaaagaagaaaattgccacttttttgttggcatcgtggcggagcctggaagtaaaattaagagagaatgtcattggtggtggagtaaagagctaaaaccaaagAGAACATCCGCGCACACTACACTAGTTTGTAGGAGCCAACAAAGCTACTCTTAAATTCATGGCCTATTTTtgtatcagttggctcatgttagcgttagctcattgttagccccATAGACATGAAAACATAGACGCCCCATTaggcgctggagagcgtaacaatGTCGCCGCCATATTGTATGGGTCTCCTCACCCTCCACAGTCATTCACACAGTCATTACCAAACAACCAGCGCACCATTGAAAACAAATCACTTGGGAATACTTTTGGCTTTTATGTCTACCTGAatggattttatatttttatttatttagttttgttATATTCATATTTAAATTACCATGCCATTCCCTGTGTCTGATTTTGAGAAAAAACTTGATagattgtgttttttagttggtcaGCTCCTTCCTCATTCGGAAGgcggcaaatggagacccatctaagatggcgaccagccactacggcagcttcaataggcagCGCTAGTCCATGGGacgtctatgtatatatgtctgtggttagccctagctacagcaggctgtggcagagttgtttgtaattctgctttcaaccagtaggaaggAGTGGAAAATGTATTTAGTGTAACTTAAATGTGCGTTTTATGATATTTTAACCACATCTATCAGAAATACAAAAGCATCATTTAATGGAAGTAATCTGACCATTACGTGAAACACTGGTGACTAACATAAAGCAAACAGAGGTTTTAACAGTCTTGTTTCATGATGTCAAAACCGAGCCTTTGTGTCTTGTCAAAAGCACAAAActcagaggagcttttcaaataacagcagcagcccGAGAGGCCACTCAGCTCAAAGACTTTATTGGTTATGGCTTCCTCTGAAACCCTCAGTGAATTACTCAGCCCTGTTAGACAGGATAAATCAATGTGGAGTGACATGTATACACACagtcccacatacacacacacacacacacacatacgtccacaggcatgcatgcatgcacaccacACACAAAGAAACCAGTGCTGGTTAAGCTCATGAGGTTTCTGTTCTGATAATTTCAATAAAGTAACTACAAATATTTGTTTATTATATATTTAATCTTCCTTGGAGCTCATTTGAACAGATTTAGCTTTTTTTGTCTTTAAAATATTTAGAAAAGGGCCTGAGGGCATCCCGGGCATGAAACACATCACCATGGAAACCAATATCCTTAGAAAAtgcacagagaaggaagtgatgacaaagagAAGGTCACTTCCAGTCACTTATTTTTTGGCCCACGCGCATAAACAAAGTAAAGAGCACATCTCAGAATGCATATGTAGAaccttttatatattttattcatTGGGCTTGTTCCTCCACCCAGAACATACGGAGCAACACATTCCTAATTGGAAGTCATTAAATTCAATAAACCCTGACAGGTCCTGGTTTAATTTGTAGCCCTGCATTAACATGACAATGTGCATGCTACAGCAtccctctgacacacacacacacacacacggacagagATATATGCTAATGCACACACACTCCTCCCTGGACACCAGCCTGCCTGCATGTGCAGCTCTCACAGATGAAAAGCACACATTAATAAATGATAGGGATTAGGACGGTGACCCGAGTGATTTATATTCTGTCAGGATGGAGGAAAGGAGGAAGGAGGGATTTGGGCGGGAGGGGGGTCTCCTGGCATCTCCTCTAATGACATCCACATTGTCCTCCTTAGAGTTGCACAGACACCTTCTTAAACCACCTTCTGCTTTTTAAAAACTACTGGAGATGAAAAGGTTGAA
This sequence is a window from Nothobranchius furzeri strain GRZ-AD chromosome 14, NfurGRZ-RIMD1, whole genome shotgun sequence. Protein-coding genes within it:
- the mcf2la gene encoding guanine nucleotide exchange factor DBS isoform X5, encoding MRRWRCCQRSAVRMETEDVQEGPVKAQTREERSACISVEEMESYYRYAHCCKLLQNDILQKEDGPLCAAEIGSELQKQFAILPGGRGMNGSPIIVLPEFPAFGEVGEEEVQNVLRYLTSIPSATASGLGFILIVDRRLDRWAAVRATLLRIAGLFPGNLHLVLVLRPATLFQRALSDFLFKFNKDEFKMKVVMLSSVTELHAYIDPGQLTTDLGGTQDYHHESWISHRTAIEAFALMVKTTAQTLQAFGTELAETELPNDDEATTNLLHTHTQKKDKMTEDLQVALSQGKQLLAYINEPLDTDPEYSMTQDEMENLATIQRLLGQLDETEAAFDDFWERHSTKLEQCLQLRHFEKHFREVRGQLDTTLERLSGFSEVSISPAHAEYILRELSSHEGKACDLLDLALSLASEGDRLIENCHYAEDSIRPKCGELRGVCEEISSTLRSKKSLLLRALELHQALEKASRWCEDGIFLVANQPVDRCQSQDGAEAALQELERYLDTASLHTLSDRSTICCQFEAVLNPQLLDQIDKVFQKQTSVRETFEKRRVSLKKLAAKQTRPVQPVAPRPEVKSPLSSPSQERKERRHSADSLLCRKVESQLANGNTRHASLSEEEENLAVLRRHVMNELLETERAYVEELLCVLEGYAAEMDNPAMAHLIPITLHSKKDILFGNMPEIYQFHKRTFLKDLEAFTDCPELVGRCFLERMKDLQIYEAYCQNKPRSEILWRQCSDCAFFQECQKKLEHKLGLDSYLLKPVQRITKYQLLLKELLKYSKGCDGCEDLQEALSSILGILKAVNDSMHLIAITGYEGNLSELGRLLMQGSFSVWTEHKKGHAKVKDLARFKPMQRHLFLHEKALLFCKRREENGEGYEKAPSYSFKHSLSMSAVGITENAKGDNKKFEIWCNSREEVFIVQAPTPEIKTLWVNEIRKVLTQQLKACRDASQQKSFDSVSPSPTSNNTSIPLSPFRSSNQKNQKKQEERKAESSLASDFNSCSSPKHKGWSKASLSVDSVDASEENDGYSSGEDPMNSDTEDEVARKLAPGKYTVVADCEKAGPQELSVKSGDVVQLIREGEEGQWFVKNLRSSNEGWVAAANLLSLISESKSSQSLSSSDGSVSGNLSTSSSCSETYTSFSDIKP